DNA sequence from the Alkaliphilus metalliredigens QYMF genome:
AAAGGATGGAATATTTAATTCAATGGGGTGAAACTTCAGAGATAATAGGTAAAATAAACTTGAGGGTGAGAACAGATAATGTATCAGCAATTCATCTATATGAAAAAATGGGCTTTCAAATAGAAGGAACAATAACAAGAGAGTTCAAGATAAACGATACTTATTATGATGCCCTCTTCATGGGGTTAGTGATTGATTAATATGATACATAGTGACAAAATCAAGGGGGGTAAAACCTCTACATGGCAGGACAATGGTTAATGCACCGGAGGATTACCAACTGCCGTCATAATTGGTAAGTGGGCGATACAGAGAATCCCTAAGTGGGAAAAATAATAGTAAATGAAAAGAAAGAAGGCAACCAAATGTCAGTAGCACGAAAAACTGCTAAGTCTGCCATGACGATTATGGTATTTCTATTGTTCAGTAGGTTTCTTGGTTTTTTAAGAGAGCAGCTCATTGCAGCTCGATATGGAGCTGGGGTGGAAGCGGATGCTTATTTTATTGCGGTGGCAGCCAGTACTTTTTTAGGGGCGGCTATCAATGCAGTTTTACATACTACCCTGATTCCTATTTTTTCGGAGATAGAAGAGAAAAAAGGGAAGCAGGCCAAAATTCAACACATGAATAATATTCTCAATGTTGTTGTCTTGGCGATGCTAGGTCTTACGATTATTGGGTGGATTGGATCCCCTTATATTATTAGAGTGATGGCTAGGGGGTTTGAGGGAGAACAATTTCAGTTAGCAGTAACGCTAAATCGAATTGGATTCCCCATTATCATTTCTATCGGAATGGCATCGGTTTTGACAGGATTTCTACAAAGCAATGGAAAGTTTGGGGTTCCAGCTGCTACGGGTATCCCGATGAACATCGTTTTTATTGGTTTTTTAGTATTCTTAGCCCGCTCCTATGGGATAGAAGGACTCATGGTGGCCTCCCTAGTAGGCTGGTTTACGACGGTATTAATACAAATGCCATCATCATATAAATTAGGGTACGCTTATCAATGGCGACTTGACTTAAATGACCCATATTTAAAAAAGGTACTTATCTTAGCAGGACCCATTGTAATCGGAACCGCAGTCCAGCAGTTGAACACAATTATTGATAGAAGTTTGGCTTCTGGGCTAGAGGTAGGAAGTATTTCTGCACTGAATTTTGCCAGTAAGGTAGATACCTTAGTGATTGCTCTGTTTGTATCTGCAATTACAACGGCAATTTTTCCCACTCTTGCCCAGGAATATGGAAAGCAAAATATTTCTGGAGTGAAGAATGTAATGGGCCATGGAATCAATATGATTTTATTGATTATGGTGCCTGCTACAGTAGGTATCATAGTTTTGGCGCGTCCATTAATTCAAGTATTATTTGAGCGTGGTGAATTTACAGCTCGGGGAACTGAGATGACTGCTATTGCCTTGGGCTTTTATTGTGTAGGGCTAGTGGGCTTTAGTATCAGGGAATTGCTCAGCAAGGTATTTTATGCAATGCACGATACACGAACGCCTATGATTAATGGGGTGATTGCAGTTGGCATTAATATTATCTTTAACTTTCTTTTGATTGGTCCATTGAAGCATGGAGGTCTAGCATTGGCCACCAGTATATCTGGTCTAACATCTGCTGTTTTATTGGCCGTAAACCT
Encoded proteins:
- a CDS encoding GNAT family N-acetyltransferase, whose protein sequence is MEYLIQWGETSEIIGKINLRVRTDNVSAIHLYEKMGFQIEGTITREFKINDTYYDALFMGLVID
- the murJ gene encoding murein biosynthesis integral membrane protein MurJ, translated to MGKIIVNEKKEGNQMSVARKTAKSAMTIMVFLLFSRFLGFLREQLIAARYGAGVEADAYFIAVAASTFLGAAINAVLHTTLIPIFSEIEEKKGKQAKIQHMNNILNVVVLAMLGLTIIGWIGSPYIIRVMARGFEGEQFQLAVTLNRIGFPIIISIGMASVLTGFLQSNGKFGVPAATGIPMNIVFIGFLVFLARSYGIEGLMVASLVGWFTTVLIQMPSSYKLGYAYQWRLDLNDPYLKKVLILAGPIVIGTAVQQLNTIIDRSLASGLEVGSISALNFASKVDTLVIALFVSAITTAIFPTLAQEYGKQNISGVKNVMGHGINMILLIMVPATVGIIVLARPLIQVLFERGEFTARGTEMTAIALGFYCVGLVGFSIRELLSKVFYAMHDTRTPMINGVIAVGINIIFNFLLIGPLKHGGLALATSISGLTSAVLLAVNLKKRLGKIGGRNIIISFLKVSFAALMMGVMVYLTHQVTSGYLYGSFLLSVTSLGITVLVGFLVYFALCYFLKVREFHILLNQLMGKVRGTLN